The Kitasatospora albolonga nucleotide sequence GTCAAGGGGATGGCCGGATGATGGCGGACCCGAGCATGGTCTTCTCGACGGACCCCCGTCGCGGGCTGGTGGCACGAAGCGGCTGGGAGCAGGAAGAAGCCCGGACTGTCCTTCGCGATCTCGGTTGGGAGTGGGTGGAGGAACTGCACGCCCTCGTCCCGCCGGACGACGTGCCGAAAGCCGAGGCTGGTCTCCAGGCAGTGGGGGAACTGCACCTGCACGGGCACCGAACCGGTTACGTCGTGGGGGCGTACGGCACAATGCGGCTGACCCTGGATCGCGCGGAACAGGTGTTCACCGTGGCCGTCGAGCGGCAGACACCCCGAGCTGGACTCCCCGCAGATGAAGCACCGGAGAAAACCTCAACGACGAGCAAGCGGCCATCGGTGTACGGCAGCACGGTTGGCCCGGAGCATCCTGATCTTGCCGAGCCAGACGCTCCCGCCGTCTCACCGCACAGCCGCTAACTAGGTCTCTGCTGAACCCGGTTGCCTCATTGAGGCGAGACCTCGTCACGGATGCCGCCGATCAAAGGATGCCCTTCCACGACCATGGCCGCGGACCGGATCGACCGCGCAGACAGTCGATCCGGTGCTGCGCCTGACTCCTCCACTCCGAATTGCTGGCTGCGTGCTGCGCCGCGTACGTCACCATCCGCAGCTCACGGGCGCGCGCGAGGATGGGATAGCCCTCCCACGCCGTCACATCATGTCCGTAGACCGCACAGAACTGGTCGTACTCGCGACTGCTGACGGCTCCGGTGGTCTTCGCGCGCACGGCGGTGGACACGAGGTCCCACTCCGGGGGCCCCACCGAGAAGCGCTCCAGGTCCATCATCAGGACCTCGTCGGCCGTACGGACGATGTTGCCGGGCCAGGCGTCGCCGTGCACAGCCCGGTCGGGAAGACCTGCCGGCCGATCGGCCCAGGCCGCTACGAGGTCCCGGTGAAGGGCGTGCAGCCACTCCTTGTCGTCGTCACGGATCGTGGTGGCCGCTTGCAACCGTTCATCGACCCGGACGAAGGGGTCGAGGTACCCCAGCTCGATCGCCGGGATGGGCAAGGAGTGCAACTGCGAGAGGAGTTGAGCAACATCCTCAACGGAGCCGTGCTCCTGGGGCGGAAGCTCCTCCCAGAAGGTCACCGGTCGACCGGCTGCGTCGACCGGCTGCTCAACGTCGACCAGGCGAACGGCCGGAATGTTCTCCTGCGCGAGCCAACGCGCAACGCGCACCTCGCGGGCCGCCGCATCACTCTGCCCCTCCCGTGCGATCCGCACGATCACCCGTTGATGAGGCAACCGCCAAATCTGGTTCTCGGCCAGACGCAGCGGTTCCGCCCCCTCGGAGTCCAGACCGATCGCGGAACATGCCTGTTCCAGGACCTTTCTCACAGGCGCGGCTGCCGAAGAAGTCATGCGGAAACCGTAGCGGCGATCCGATCCCGCAGCGCCGAAGCCTCCTGAATAGTCCGGTGCTTCGATGCGAAGCGACCGAGCTGCCGCAGATCGTCGACCGCTCGCCGGGAGGTGAGTCGGCCGACCTCGTTCAGGGCATCGTGGCCGAGCGCCGCCGCTTGGTGGGGATCACCCTTGGCCATGAGCAGGGAGGCAAGCTTCGTCCGCGAGATCGCACGAGACCGTTTGTAGGCATCCGTGTGTCCCTTCACCGCCGTACCGAATCGGCGGGCCGCTCGGCCCGGGTCCTGTCCGGCAAGGATGGCGAGATCAAACAGCGCGTGAGCCGTGTCCCCGTTGTGTTGCGCTGTGTCGTAGTAGGTCATCCAGGGCGAATCTTCGGCGGGCCGGGCACGGGTGAACGCTTCATCCGCTGCACCGACGGCCGCCATCGTGTCGCGGACGTTGCCCATCTTGCCGAAGGCTCTGGCCCTTGCCGTGTGAAGCATTGCCTGCTCGGTCGCCGTAAGGCGGTCGGAACGCACAAGTCCCTTCTCGGCGTAGGTGAGACCGTCGTCGGGGGCTCCGATCCACACAGCTTGCCGAGCAAGGAACGAGTACGTCTTTGCCCGCAGATGCCAGTCGCCGGCCTCCTCCGCGCAGTCCGCTGCGAACCGGAATGTCTGGGTGGCTTCATCGTGGTGGTAGGCGTCGAAGGCCGAAGCGCCGACCACGATCCCGAGTCGCGATACAGCGGCGAACAGGTCGGTTCGTAG carries:
- a CDS encoding aminoglycoside phosphotransferase, with amino-acid sequence MTSSAAAPVRKVLEQACSAIGLDSEGAEPLRLAENQIWRLPHQRVIVRIAREGQSDAAAREVRVARWLAQENIPAVRLVDVEQPVDAAGRPVTFWEELPPQEHGSVEDVAQLLSQLHSLPIPAIELGYLDPFVRVDERLQAATTIRDDDKEWLHALHRDLVAAWADRPAGLPDRAVHGDAWPGNIVRTADEVLMMDLERFSVGPPEWDLVSTAVRAKTTGAVSSREYDQFCAVYGHDVTAWEGYPILARARELRMVTYAAQHAASNSEWRSQAQHRIDCLRGRSGPRPWSWKGIL